A genomic window from Blastococcus saxobsidens DD2 includes:
- a CDS encoding IclR family transcriptional regulator: MGQPNPVAVLDKAVSILHAVAHEPATLAELVARTGLPRATAHRLAVALEGHRLVRRTDGGSWAPGPALAELGRGTADIGEMAGRHLVTLRDATGESAQFYVRDGATRVCVAAAERTSGLRDTVPVGARLPMTAGSAAHALLAFMPVDEVNRLLPNASFTARTLLDVRRRGWAHSVAEREPGVASLSAPVRDATGAVLGAVSISGPVERLGRRPGAEVIGAVLDASAAISRAAR; encoded by the coding sequence GTGGGACAGCCTAACCCGGTAGCGGTCTTGGACAAAGCGGTCTCGATCCTGCACGCCGTCGCGCACGAGCCGGCGACCCTCGCCGAGCTCGTCGCACGCACCGGTCTCCCCCGCGCGACGGCCCACCGGCTGGCCGTCGCGCTCGAGGGTCACCGCCTGGTGCGCCGTACCGACGGCGGCAGCTGGGCCCCCGGCCCGGCGCTCGCGGAGCTGGGGCGCGGTACCGCCGACATCGGCGAGATGGCCGGCCGGCACCTGGTCACCCTGCGCGACGCCACCGGCGAGAGTGCCCAGTTCTACGTGCGCGACGGGGCCACCCGGGTCTGCGTCGCCGCCGCCGAGCGCACCAGCGGCCTGCGGGACACCGTGCCGGTGGGCGCGCGCCTGCCCATGACCGCGGGCTCGGCCGCGCACGCCCTGCTGGCCTTCATGCCCGTGGACGAGGTCAACCGGCTGCTGCCGAACGCCAGCTTCACCGCCCGCACGCTGCTCGACGTCCGCCGGCGCGGCTGGGCACACAGCGTGGCCGAACGCGAGCCCGGGGTGGCTTCGCTGTCGGCGCCGGTGCGTGACGCGACCGGGGCGGTGCTCGGCGCGGTGTCGATCTCCGGCCCGGTGGAGCGGCTGGGCCGCCGGCCCGGCGCCGAGGTCATCGGCGCGGTGCTCGACGCCTCCGCGGCCATCTCCCGCGCGGCACGCTAG
- a CDS encoding sulfite oxidase, which translates to MTATGNRGTARVAQPGEGIGLDELALATRNHGLPLEALRYDVTPPGLHYVLTHFDIPAADPASWELRIDGAVDRPLTLGLDELMRRPAVTSRVLLECAGNGRARLEPRPVSQPWLLEAVGTAEWTGTPLAPLLREAGVHPASVDVVFTGADHGVERGVEQDYARGLPLAEALRPDALLVWAMNGQPLPPQHGAPLRLVLPGWYGMAQVKWLTRIDVLTEPFTGYQNATAYRLKVHADDQGEPVTRIRPRALLAPPGWPDFMTRERFVRAGAAPLSGRAWSGRAAITRVEVSTDGGRTWDDAVLAPADPAHPFSWRAWTYDWTAAAGVHELIVRATDEQGTQPVEQEWNRQGMANNLVQRVAVTVLT; encoded by the coding sequence ATGACCGCCACCGGCAATCGCGGAACGGCCCGTGTCGCCCAGCCCGGCGAGGGCATCGGTCTCGACGAGCTCGCCCTGGCCACCCGCAACCACGGCCTGCCGCTCGAGGCGCTCCGGTACGACGTCACCCCACCGGGCCTGCACTACGTCCTCACCCACTTCGACATCCCCGCCGCCGACCCCGCGTCCTGGGAGCTGCGGATCGACGGCGCCGTCGACCGGCCGCTCACCCTGGGCCTGGACGAGCTCATGCGCCGACCCGCCGTCACCTCTCGCGTCCTGCTCGAGTGCGCCGGAAACGGCCGGGCCCGCCTCGAACCCCGGCCGGTCAGCCAGCCGTGGCTCCTGGAAGCCGTCGGGACGGCGGAGTGGACCGGCACGCCGCTGGCGCCGTTGCTGAGAGAGGCGGGGGTCCACCCCGCCTCCGTCGACGTCGTCTTCACCGGCGCCGACCACGGCGTGGAGCGCGGCGTCGAGCAGGACTACGCCCGCGGGCTGCCGCTGGCCGAGGCGCTGCGTCCGGATGCGCTGCTGGTCTGGGCGATGAACGGGCAGCCGCTCCCGCCGCAGCACGGCGCCCCGCTCCGGCTGGTGCTCCCTGGCTGGTACGGGATGGCGCAGGTGAAGTGGCTGACCAGGATCGACGTCCTGACCGAGCCGTTCACCGGCTACCAGAACGCCACCGCCTACCGGCTGAAGGTGCACGCGGACGACCAGGGCGAGCCGGTCACCCGCATCCGACCGCGCGCCCTGCTGGCCCCGCCGGGCTGGCCCGACTTCATGACCCGGGAACGGTTCGTCCGCGCCGGTGCCGCGCCCTTGTCCGGGCGGGCCTGGTCCGGCCGCGCGGCCATCACGCGGGTCGAGGTCAGCACTGACGGCGGCCGGACCTGGGACGACGCCGTCCTGGCCCCGGCCGACCCCGCCCACCCGTTCAGCTGGCGGGCCTGGACCTACGACTGGACCGCGGCCGCTGGTGTCCACGAGCTGATCGTCCGGGCCACCGACGAGCAGGGCACCCAGCCGGTCGAGCAGGAGTGGAACCGCCAGGGCATGGCGAACAACCTCGTGCAGCGGGTCGCGGTCACGGTCCTGACCTGA
- a CDS encoding CPBP family intramembrane glutamic endopeptidase, with protein sequence MTPPGPGGGPAGAPYAGPPPTLRPEPGRFPLSPWPQAAGTAPAPAPVVWPPPPGTPPHDEPQPYLLAMRARDWAWWRPLVGWGLLGVAAVVVGALLGVIGILTGVRPALSLLAATDPVVLLLTNAALAVAVPVVWLAWAVAHGMAAGWSSSVRARLRRRLLPRLVLLATLAAGTALGLSVLLHVTAEDGGSEGPVRSWGWLLVVVLLTTPVRSAAEEYLFRGYLSQTVAGWTGARTSGAVVAAVVSSVLFSLVHLPPDLATFLARFAFGLTASAIVVLTGGLEAAIALHVVTDVLVLLLAGLLGPGVAAAALSGPVPAAIGLAGLGGYVALIAWWRRRAQPETRTPALDLRPPAPELAPAD encoded by the coding sequence ATGACCCCGCCGGGACCCGGTGGCGGGCCGGCCGGGGCACCCTACGCCGGCCCGCCGCCGACGCTGCGCCCGGAGCCGGGACGGTTCCCGCTCAGCCCGTGGCCCCAGGCGGCCGGTACCGCCCCGGCTCCGGCGCCCGTCGTCTGGCCGCCGCCTCCCGGCACGCCGCCGCACGACGAGCCGCAGCCGTACCTGCTCGCCATGCGCGCCCGCGACTGGGCGTGGTGGCGGCCGCTGGTCGGGTGGGGCCTGCTGGGCGTGGCCGCCGTGGTGGTCGGCGCGCTCCTCGGCGTGATCGGCATCCTCACCGGTGTCCGCCCCGCCCTGTCGCTGCTCGCCGCGACCGACCCGGTCGTCCTGCTGCTCACGAACGCCGCCCTCGCCGTCGCGGTGCCGGTGGTCTGGCTGGCGTGGGCCGTGGCGCACGGCATGGCTGCGGGATGGTCGTCGTCGGTGCGCGCGCGGTTGCGCCGGCGGCTGCTGCCTCGGCTGGTCCTGCTGGCGACGCTCGCCGCCGGAACGGCCCTGGGGCTGTCGGTGCTCCTCCACGTCACTGCCGAGGACGGTGGCAGCGAGGGACCGGTCCGGTCGTGGGGCTGGCTGCTCGTCGTCGTCCTGCTGACCACGCCGGTGCGGTCCGCGGCCGAGGAGTACCTGTTCCGGGGGTACCTGAGCCAGACGGTCGCCGGCTGGACCGGCGCCCGGACGAGCGGAGCGGTGGTGGCCGCCGTGGTCAGCTCGGTCCTGTTCTCGCTCGTCCACCTGCCGCCGGACCTGGCGACGTTCCTCGCCCGCTTCGCGTTCGGCCTGACCGCCTCGGCGATCGTGGTCCTGACCGGCGGGCTGGAAGCGGCGATCGCGCTGCACGTGGTCACCGACGTGCTGGTGCTGCTGCTGGCCGGGCTGCTGGGCCCCGGAGTGGCCGCTGCGGCGCTGTCCGGCCCCGTGCCGGCCGCCATCGGACTGGCCGGCCTCGGAGGCTACGTGGCGCTGATCGCGTGGTGGCGGCGGCGCGCGCAGCCCGAGACGCGCACCCCGGCGCTGGACCTCCGCCCGCCGGCGCCGGAGCTTGCTCCGGCGGACTGA
- the gltX gene encoding glutamate--tRNA ligase: MTVRTRFCPSPTGMVHVGLMRTALFNWAHARHSGGTFVFRIEDTDASRDSEESYRHLLDCLRWLGLEWDEGPEVGGPHGPYRQSERYDIYREVAAKLLEAGHAYESFSTNEEVDARRRAAGQDPKLGYDNADRFLTDAQKTAFRDEGRQPVLRLRMPDEDLVWTDLVRGEVRFAAGSVPDFVLVRGNGAPLYPFVNPVDDALMQITDVLRGEDLLPSTPRQLALYGALTDIGVAQGTPRFGHLPYVTGEGSKKLSKRDPQSNLDVYRERGFLPEGFANYLALLGWSIAEDRDIFSTAEMVAAFDVTRVSANPARFDLKKAEAINATHLRALPVEEFTERVTPYLAGAGLVAEPPTAEQAAVLSAIAPLAQERMIVLSEAVGLLGFLFVDEVEIDPAAAEKQLSGEAAVEVLDAAATALRDLPGWTTPAIEQALKEALVEGLGRKPRQAFGPVRVAVSGRTVSPPLYESMELLGRERTLARLAAARTVATAG, encoded by the coding sequence GTGACGGTGCGCACCCGCTTCTGCCCGTCCCCGACGGGCATGGTCCACGTCGGGCTGATGCGGACGGCGCTGTTCAACTGGGCGCACGCCCGGCACTCGGGCGGCACGTTCGTCTTCCGCATCGAGGACACCGACGCCTCCCGCGACTCCGAGGAGTCCTACCGCCACCTGCTCGACTGCCTGCGGTGGCTGGGCCTGGAGTGGGACGAGGGCCCCGAGGTCGGCGGTCCGCACGGCCCCTACCGCCAGTCGGAGCGGTACGACATCTACCGCGAGGTGGCGGCGAAGCTGCTCGAGGCCGGGCACGCCTACGAGTCCTTCTCCACCAACGAGGAGGTCGACGCCCGCCGGCGCGCGGCCGGCCAGGACCCCAAGCTCGGCTACGACAACGCCGACCGGTTCCTCACCGACGCGCAGAAGACCGCCTTCCGGGACGAGGGCCGCCAGCCGGTGCTGCGGCTGCGCATGCCCGACGAGGACCTGGTCTGGACCGACCTGGTGCGCGGCGAGGTGCGGTTCGCCGCCGGGTCCGTGCCGGACTTCGTGCTCGTCCGGGGCAACGGTGCGCCGCTGTACCCCTTCGTCAACCCGGTCGACGACGCCCTGATGCAGATCACCGACGTGCTGCGTGGCGAGGACCTGCTGCCCTCGACCCCGCGCCAGCTCGCCCTCTACGGCGCGCTGACCGACATCGGCGTCGCTCAGGGCACCCCCCGGTTCGGCCACCTGCCCTACGTCACCGGGGAGGGCAGCAAGAAGCTCTCCAAGCGCGATCCGCAGTCCAACCTCGACGTGTACCGGGAGCGGGGTTTCCTGCCGGAGGGGTTCGCCAACTACCTGGCGCTGCTGGGCTGGTCGATCGCCGAGGACCGGGACATCTTCTCGACGGCCGAGATGGTCGCGGCCTTCGACGTCACCCGCGTCAGCGCCAACCCGGCGCGCTTCGACCTCAAGAAGGCCGAGGCGATCAACGCCACGCACCTGCGGGCCCTGCCGGTCGAGGAGTTCACCGAGCGGGTGACCCCGTACCTGGCCGGCGCCGGCCTCGTCGCGGAGCCGCCGACGGCGGAGCAGGCCGCGGTGCTGTCGGCGATCGCGCCGCTGGCCCAGGAGCGCATGATCGTGCTGTCGGAGGCGGTCGGCCTGCTGGGCTTCCTCTTCGTCGACGAGGTGGAGATCGATCCTGCGGCGGCGGAAAAGCAGCTGTCCGGCGAGGCCGCGGTCGAGGTGCTCGACGCGGCGGCGACGGCGCTGCGCGACCTCCCCGGGTGGACCACTCCGGCGATCGAGCAGGCGCTGAAGGAGGCGCTGGTGGAGGGCCTGGGCCGCAAGCCGCGGCAGGCCTTCGGGCCGGTGCGCGTCGCGGTGAGCGGCCGGACGGTGTCCCCGCCGCTGTACGAGTCGATGGAGCTGCTGGGCCGGGAGCGGACGTTGGCGCGCCTGGCCGCGGCCCGCACGGTCGCCACCGCGGGATGA
- a CDS encoding fumarylacetoacetate hydrolase family protein, whose protein sequence is MRIVRFASPQGMSFGVLDGDGQVAQIEGHPFGQISFTGTRFAQADIRLLSPILPSKVVCVGKNYAEHVKEMNTGDAPEQPLLFLKPSTSVIGPGDAIRIPPGSTNVHHEAELAVVIGARGARNVTPEQALGSVFGYTVGNDVTERDMQKSDGQWTRAKGFDSFCPLGPWIETDLPGIGLDAADLEVTCDVDGERRQSGRTSQLLFDIPTLISYISQVMTLLPGDVVLTGTPSGVGPIRPGQTVTVTIQGLGTLTNTVTESEAVSTAGGAR, encoded by the coding sequence GTGCGCATCGTCCGTTTCGCCTCCCCGCAGGGCATGTCCTTCGGCGTCCTCGACGGGGACGGCCAGGTCGCCCAGATCGAGGGCCACCCCTTCGGCCAGATCTCCTTCACCGGTACGCGCTTCGCGCAGGCCGACATCCGGCTGCTCTCGCCGATCCTGCCGAGCAAGGTGGTGTGCGTCGGCAAGAACTACGCCGAGCACGTCAAGGAGATGAACACCGGGGACGCCCCGGAGCAGCCCCTGCTGTTCCTCAAGCCGTCCACGTCGGTCATCGGCCCCGGCGACGCCATCCGCATCCCGCCGGGCAGCACGAACGTGCACCACGAGGCGGAGCTCGCCGTCGTCATCGGCGCCCGCGGTGCCCGCAACGTGACGCCGGAGCAGGCGCTGGGCAGCGTGTTCGGCTACACGGTCGGCAACGACGTGACCGAGCGGGACATGCAGAAGAGCGACGGACAGTGGACCCGGGCCAAGGGCTTCGACTCGTTCTGCCCCCTGGGCCCGTGGATCGAGACCGACCTGCCCGGCATCGGCCTGGACGCCGCCGACCTCGAGGTCACCTGCGACGTCGACGGGGAGCGCCGCCAGTCCGGTCGCACCAGCCAGCTGCTCTTCGACATCCCCACCCTGATCTCCTACATCTCGCAGGTGATGACCCTGCTGCCCGGTGACGTCGTGCTGACCGGCACCCCGTCGGGCGTGGGCCCGATCCGCCCGGGCCAGACGGTCACGGTCACGATCCAGGGGCTGGGCACGCTCACCAACACGGTGACCGAGTCCGAGGCCGTCTCCACCGCCGGTGGCGCCCGGTGA
- a CDS encoding putative quinol monooxygenase, producing MVILIVVKFPVRPDRADEWAGLAADYARAVNAEEGSLFFEWSRSLEEPDTFVCVEGFRDAAAGGAHVATDAFTRFVEQAPDLVSAQPQIIYVDAPEVSGWGPMGEIQPR from the coding sequence ATGGTGATCCTGATCGTCGTGAAGTTCCCTGTCCGCCCCGACCGCGCCGACGAATGGGCCGGGCTGGCCGCCGACTACGCCCGCGCGGTGAACGCCGAGGAGGGCTCGCTGTTCTTCGAGTGGTCGCGGAGCCTCGAGGAGCCCGACACGTTCGTCTGCGTCGAGGGCTTCCGGGACGCCGCGGCCGGCGGTGCGCACGTGGCCACCGACGCCTTCACGCGCTTCGTCGAGCAGGCGCCGGACCTGGTGTCGGCCCAGCCGCAGATCATCTACGTGGACGCCCCCGAGGTCTCCGGCTGGGGCCCGATGGGCGAGATCCAGCCGCGCTGA
- a CDS encoding glutamine amidotransferase — MRPFLLLSSRAEDEAADAEYAAFRRFTRLSADRLHRIRLEAGPLPALDLDGYAGVFLGGGPFNSSDPAAEKSAVQVRVEREVGELLDELVERDQPFFGACYGIGTLGTHQGGVVDRTYAEPVSAVEVTLTPAGRDDPLLAGIPDRFQAFAGHKEACRELPPGAVLLASSATCPVQMFKVRQNLYATQFHPELDVAGIVQRVRIYQHAGYFAPSETDAVIGRLTPAAVTAPGRLLANFVARYG, encoded by the coding sequence GTGCGCCCCTTCCTGCTGCTCTCGTCCCGCGCCGAGGACGAGGCGGCCGACGCGGAGTACGCCGCGTTCCGGCGCTTCACCCGGCTTTCCGCGGACCGGCTGCACCGCATCCGGCTGGAGGCCGGCCCGCTGCCGGCGCTGGACCTGGACGGCTACGCCGGGGTCTTCCTCGGCGGCGGGCCGTTCAACTCCAGCGACCCCGCGGCGGAGAAGTCGGCCGTCCAGGTCCGGGTGGAGCGGGAGGTCGGCGAGCTGCTGGACGAGCTCGTCGAGCGGGATCAGCCCTTCTTCGGGGCCTGCTACGGCATCGGCACGCTGGGCACCCACCAGGGCGGGGTGGTCGACCGCACGTACGCCGAGCCGGTGTCGGCGGTGGAGGTGACGCTCACGCCCGCGGGCCGCGACGACCCGCTGCTGGCCGGGATCCCCGACCGGTTCCAGGCCTTCGCCGGGCACAAGGAGGCCTGCCGGGAGCTGCCGCCCGGGGCGGTGCTGCTGGCGTCGTCGGCGACCTGCCCCGTGCAGATGTTCAAGGTGCGGCAGAACCTCTACGCCACCCAGTTCCACCCCGAGCTCGACGTCGCCGGGATCGTGCAGCGGGTGCGCATCTACCAGCACGCCGGGTACTTCGCGCCCAGCGAGACCGACGCGGTGATCGGGCGGCTGACCCCCGCGGCCGTGACCGCGCCCGGACGGCTGCTGGCGAACTTCGTCGCCCGCTACGGCTGA
- the cimA gene encoding citramalate synthase, which translates to MTSTDFHVFDTTLRDGAQREGVSYSVADKLAVARLLDEIGVGYIEGGWPGALPKDTEFFSRARTELQLKHAQLVAFGSTRKAGVAVEDDLQVRALLDAETPVVCLVAKSDVRHVREALRTTLEENLAMVADTVAFLVGHGRRVFVDCEHFFDGYAADPGYGVRVLDAAFAAGAEVGVLCDTNGGMLPMGVGRVVADVRARTPGKLGIHCQDDTGCAVANTLAAVEAGVTHVQGTANGYGERAGNADTFVLVANLVTKMGIPAVPAECLPELQRVSHAIAELANIAPDDHQPYVGASAFAHKAGLHASAIKVSPGLYNHLDPTVVGNDMRILVTEMAGRASVELKGRELGVDLAGQADAIGRVVDQVKVLEADGWSFEAADASFELLLRSQLPEAPPPLFELESYRTSVEHWRNGVVVSEATVKVHVDGERIISTGEGNGPVNALDNALRQALVSRYPQLADVALADYKVRILGWKGGTSATTRVLIDTTDGAGEWTTVGVHANIVEASWHALVDALAYAVLRRPQP; encoded by the coding sequence ATGACCAGCACCGACTTCCACGTCTTCGACACGACCCTGCGCGACGGCGCGCAGCGGGAGGGCGTCAGCTACTCGGTCGCCGACAAGCTCGCGGTCGCCCGCCTGCTGGACGAGATCGGGGTCGGCTACATCGAGGGGGGCTGGCCCGGCGCCCTGCCCAAGGACACCGAGTTCTTCTCCCGGGCGCGCACCGAGCTCCAGTTGAAGCACGCGCAGCTGGTCGCGTTCGGCTCGACCCGCAAGGCCGGGGTCGCGGTGGAGGACGACCTGCAGGTGCGGGCCCTGCTGGACGCGGAGACGCCGGTCGTGTGCCTGGTCGCCAAGTCCGACGTCCGGCACGTGCGGGAGGCGCTGCGCACCACGCTGGAGGAGAACCTGGCGATGGTGGCCGACACCGTCGCCTTCCTGGTCGGACACGGCCGGCGGGTGTTCGTCGACTGCGAGCACTTCTTCGACGGCTACGCCGCCGACCCCGGCTACGGGGTGCGGGTGCTGGACGCGGCGTTCGCCGCGGGCGCGGAGGTCGGCGTCCTCTGCGACACCAACGGCGGCATGCTGCCGATGGGGGTCGGCCGGGTCGTCGCCGACGTGCGGGCGCGGACACCCGGGAAGCTCGGCATCCACTGCCAGGACGACACCGGCTGCGCCGTCGCCAACACCCTCGCCGCGGTCGAGGCCGGGGTCACCCACGTGCAGGGGACGGCGAACGGCTACGGGGAGCGGGCGGGCAATGCCGACACCTTCGTGCTCGTCGCGAACCTGGTCACCAAGATGGGCATCCCCGCGGTGCCGGCCGAGTGCCTGCCGGAGCTGCAACGGGTCAGCCACGCCATCGCGGAGCTGGCCAACATCGCCCCCGACGACCACCAGCCCTACGTGGGTGCCTCGGCCTTCGCGCACAAGGCAGGTCTGCACGCCAGCGCCATCAAGGTCAGCCCGGGGTTGTACAACCACCTCGACCCCACCGTCGTGGGCAACGACATGCGCATCCTGGTCACCGAGATGGCCGGCCGGGCGTCGGTCGAGCTCAAGGGCCGGGAGCTCGGTGTGGATCTCGCCGGCCAGGCCGATGCCATCGGCCGGGTCGTGGACCAGGTGAAGGTCCTGGAGGCCGACGGCTGGTCGTTCGAGGCTGCCGACGCCTCCTTCGAACTGCTGCTGCGGTCCCAGCTGCCCGAGGCCCCGCCGCCGCTGTTCGAGCTGGAGAGCTACAGGACCTCGGTCGAGCACTGGCGCAACGGCGTGGTGGTCAGCGAGGCCACGGTGAAGGTGCACGTCGACGGGGAGCGGATCATCAGCACCGGCGAGGGGAACGGCCCGGTCAATGCGCTGGACAACGCGCTGCGCCAGGCGCTGGTGAGCCGCTACCCGCAGCTGGCCGACGTCGCGCTGGCCGACTACAAGGTCCGCATCCTGGGCTGGAAGGGCGGCACGAGCGCCACCACCCGGGTGCTCATCGACACCACCGACGGGGCGGGGGAGTGGACCACCGTCGGGGTGCACGCCAACATCGTCGAGGCGTCGTGGCACGCGCTGGTGGACGCGCTCGCCTACGCCGTCCTGCGCCGTCCTCAGCCGTAG
- a CDS encoding 3-isopropylmalate dehydrogenase: MRLAVIPGDGIGPEVVAEGLKVLRAVAPDLETAPYDLGAARWQRTGELLPDTVLDELRQHDAILLGAIGDPGVPPGILERGLLLRLRFELDHHVNLRPARLFDGVRSPLADPGPIDMLCVREGTEGPYVGNGGVLRRDTPHEVATEVSLNTAFGVERVVRYAFERAAARPRRHLTLIHKTNVLTHAGGLWSRTVEEVSVEFPEVAVAYQHVDAASMFFITDPGRYDVIVTDNLFGDIVTDIAAAVTGGIGLAASGNLDASGTNPSMFEPVHGSAPDIAGQGIADPTATVLSVALLLDHLGRAEQARKVDAAVAFDLSTRDPQRPIRTSDVGDRLAALAGG; encoded by the coding sequence ATGCGCCTGGCAGTGATCCCTGGAGACGGCATCGGCCCGGAGGTCGTGGCGGAGGGACTGAAGGTCCTCCGCGCGGTCGCCCCCGATCTGGAGACGGCCCCGTACGACCTCGGGGCGGCCCGGTGGCAGCGGACCGGTGAGCTGCTGCCGGACACCGTGCTCGACGAGCTGCGCCAGCACGACGCGATCCTGCTCGGCGCGATCGGCGACCCCGGGGTGCCGCCGGGCATCCTGGAGCGCGGCCTCCTGCTGCGGCTGCGCTTCGAGCTCGACCACCACGTCAACCTGCGCCCGGCCCGGCTCTTCGACGGCGTCCGGAGCCCGCTGGCCGACCCCGGCCCGATCGACATGCTCTGCGTCCGGGAGGGCACCGAGGGCCCCTACGTGGGGAACGGCGGTGTGCTGCGCCGGGACACCCCGCACGAGGTCGCGACCGAGGTCAGCCTCAACACCGCGTTCGGGGTCGAGCGGGTGGTCCGGTACGCCTTCGAGCGGGCCGCCGCCCGTCCGCGCAGGCACCTGACCCTGATCCACAAGACCAACGTCCTCACCCATGCCGGCGGCCTCTGGTCGCGGACCGTCGAGGAGGTCTCGGTCGAGTTCCCCGAGGTCGCCGTCGCCTACCAGCACGTCGACGCCGCCTCGATGTTCTTCATCACCGACCCGGGCCGCTACGACGTCATCGTCACCGACAACCTCTTCGGCGACATCGTCACCGACATCGCCGCCGCGGTGACCGGGGGGATCGGCCTGGCCGCGAGCGGGAACCTCGACGCCTCGGGCACCAATCCGAGCATGTTCGAGCCCGTCCACGGCTCCGCGCCCGACATCGCCGGCCAGGGGATCGCCGACCCGACCGCGACGGTGCTGTCGGTCGCGCTGCTGCTGGATCACCTGGGTCGCGCGGAGCAGGCCCGCAAGGTGGACGCCGCCGTCGCCTTCGACCTGTCCACCCGCGACCCGCAGCGGCCGATCCGCACCTCGGACGTCGGCGACCGCCTGGCCGCGCTCGCCGGCGGCTGA
- the serA gene encoding phosphoglycerate dehydrogenase, whose protein sequence is MTTSAPVVLIAEELAPSVLGVLGTGVEIRHVDGADRSALLPALAEAAAVMIRSATQIDAEALAAAPNLKVVARAGIGLDNVDVAAATERGVMVVNAPTSNIVSAAEHAVALLLAAARHIPAADASLREGQWKRSAFTGVEVTEKTVGVVGLGRIGQLVAQRLAAFDVELIAYDPYIQPGRAAQLGVRMVSLEELLRESDFLTIHLPRTPETVGLIGAAELATTKRGVIVVNAARGGLVDEAALADALRSGQVGAAGIDVYATEPCTDSPLFALPNAVVTPHLGASTTEAQDKAGAAVARSVRLALLGEFVPDAVNVQAGGVVAEDVRPGLPLAEKLGRVFTSVAGGLAQSVTVDVRGKLAEFDVSVLSLAVLKGVFSDVVEEQVTYVNAPLLAEQRGLEIALTSDPESPTYRNYVRVCGAMADGTQVTVSGTLFGKNQVPRLTEVAGFEIDLAASGHLLFFVYADRPGIVGAVGAALGEAGINIAGAQVSRADEGGEALMAVTVDSPVGAELLEEIAGLIGAKDARAADLTTL, encoded by the coding sequence GTGACCACGTCCGCGCCCGTCGTCCTGATCGCCGAAGAGCTCGCGCCCAGCGTCCTGGGGGTGCTCGGGACCGGCGTCGAGATCCGGCATGTCGACGGGGCCGACCGGTCGGCACTGCTGCCCGCGCTGGCCGAGGCGGCTGCCGTGATGATCCGCAGCGCGACGCAGATCGACGCCGAGGCGCTCGCCGCGGCCCCGAACCTGAAGGTGGTCGCCCGCGCGGGGATCGGCCTGGACAACGTCGACGTGGCCGCCGCCACCGAGCGCGGCGTCATGGTCGTGAATGCCCCCACCTCCAACATCGTCAGCGCCGCCGAACACGCCGTGGCCCTGCTGCTGGCCGCCGCCCGGCACATCCCGGCCGCCGACGCGTCGCTGCGCGAGGGCCAGTGGAAGCGGTCGGCGTTCACCGGCGTCGAGGTCACCGAGAAGACGGTCGGCGTGGTGGGCCTCGGGCGCATCGGTCAGCTGGTGGCCCAGCGGCTGGCGGCGTTCGACGTCGAGCTGATCGCCTACGACCCGTACATCCAGCCGGGGCGTGCCGCCCAGCTGGGTGTGCGCATGGTGTCGCTCGAGGAGCTGCTCCGGGAGTCGGACTTCCTGACCATCCACCTGCCCAGGACGCCGGAGACCGTCGGCCTCATCGGCGCCGCCGAGCTGGCCACCACGAAGCGGGGGGTGATCGTCGTCAACGCTGCCCGTGGTGGGCTGGTCGACGAGGCGGCGCTGGCCGACGCGCTGCGGTCGGGGCAGGTGGGCGCCGCGGGCATCGACGTCTACGCCACCGAGCCGTGCACCGACAGCCCCCTGTTCGCCCTGCCGAACGCCGTCGTCACCCCGCACCTCGGTGCCTCGACGACGGAGGCCCAGGACAAGGCCGGCGCCGCGGTCGCACGCTCGGTGCGCCTGGCGCTGCTGGGCGAGTTCGTGCCGGACGCGGTGAACGTGCAGGCCGGCGGCGTGGTGGCCGAGGACGTGCGCCCGGGGCTCCCGCTGGCCGAGAAGCTGGGGCGGGTGTTCACCTCCGTCGCCGGCGGCCTGGCGCAGTCGGTCACCGTGGACGTCCGCGGCAAGCTCGCCGAGTTCGACGTCTCGGTGCTCTCCCTGGCCGTGCTCAAGGGCGTCTTCTCCGACGTCGTCGAGGAGCAGGTCACCTACGTCAACGCCCCGCTGCTCGCCGAGCAGCGCGGCCTGGAGATCGCCCTGACCAGCGACCCGGAGAGCCCGACCTACCGGAACTACGTCCGGGTCTGCGGCGCCATGGCCGACGGCACCCAGGTGACCGTCTCCGGCACGCTCTTCGGCAAGAACCAGGTGCCGCGGCTGACCGAGGTGGCCGGCTTCGAGATCGACCTGGCCGCGTCCGGCCACCTGCTGTTCTTCGTCTACGCCGACCGCCCGGGGATCGTCGGCGCGGTCGGGGCGGCGCTGGGCGAGGCCGGGATCAACATCGCCGGCGCCCAGGTCAGCCGGGCCGACGAGGGGGGCGAAGCGCTCATGGCCGTGACCGTGGACAGCCCCGTCGGAGCCGAGCTGCTCGAGGAGATCGCCGGGCTCATCGGGGCGAAGGACGCCCGGGCCGCGGACCTCACGACGCTCTGA